The Paenibacillus sp. FSL H7-0357 nucleotide sequence ACCGCTTGGCGTAATCACTGCGCGGGCATCAAAGGAGATAAAGTCTCCGACGCCAATGCCGAGCTTCAGTACGTCATCTTTGGTAGAGACGAGTTCGTCGATGCGAATCTCCATATTCTCCTCAACGCGTTTGAAATCGCGCGCATCCGGATAGACATGGACCGAAGGATGGCTGGTCAAAATGGTGCCGGTGTAGGTCAACCCGGTACGGGTATGTATGACGCAGTACTCATTCTCAATACTGCTCATGGTAAATCCGCCGACAGAAGTGAGGCGAAGTGTTCCGTTCGGTTTAATGGACCGTACCATAGCGCCTAAGGTGTCCACATGGGCGCTGATACCGATGGTGCGCGAAGGATCAAGGCCGGGGACGGTCAGAATAACGCCGCCTTTTTCGTTCCAGCTTAAAGGTACGTTCAAGGCTGCTGCTTCTTCAGCCACAAGATTCATGACCTGGGCCGTGAATCCGCTGGGGCTTGGAGTATCCAGCAGTTTTTTGAGAATAGAGAGAATATAGTCTTCATTAGGCTGAATGGTAAGCAAGGTTAAGCCCTCCTGTTCATGATTAAGGAATAGAGACCTAGTGTTGAGTAGTGTGTTCTGTGGAAAGGCTGTCATACTGTGTACCCAGAGAGTCCAGTGAACTACCTGCGTCACGCAGTTTGTTCAGCTCTGCTGTCAGTCCTTTAATCTGCTTCTGCAGCTTATACTGGCGGAAAATGCCGTAAGAACCGACAACGACTCCACCGATCAGCGCACAGCCCAGAATGACGAGAATGAGCGGGATGCTGACAACATCAAAACCGAAATTAACCGGTACCGTATCGACGTTCATGACTGCGAACACAGCAGTAAGCAGAGCGAAGAAAAGACCGAGAATAAGCGACCATTGCAATTTCATATGATTTCCTCCTAGACGGTATGACAATATAAATCCCTCGCCCGCAAAGGGCAAGGGATTAATGTAATACTAAGCTTTCTGCCTTATTTGGTCAACTGTTCCATTTGCTCAATCACGCTTTCGAACACGCTCATAGCTTCGCGGATCGGTTCAGGAGAAGACATATCTACTCCGGCTTTGGACAGAATGTTGATCGAATAGTCACTGCCGCCGCTCTTCAGGAAGCCAAGGTAGCGGTCCACCGCCGGTTTGCCTTCTTCAAGAATCTGCTTCGCGAAGCTGGTTGCAGCCGAGAAGCCGGTAGCATATTTGTAGACGTAGAAGCTGTTGTAGAAATGCGGAATCCGTGCCCATTCCATTTCGATATCTTTGTCCACAACCATGTCTTTGCCATAGTATTTGACGTTAAGGTCATAGTACACAGCCGAAAGATCCTGCGGAGTAAGCGATTCGCCGTCTTCCGCGCGCTGGTGAATGATTTTCTCGAACTCGGCGAACATTGTTTGCCGGAATACTGTAGTCCGGAACTGGTCGGCATAATAGGTAAGCAGGTACATTTTTTCCTTCGGATCAGTCGACTTGTTCAGCAGATAATCCATCAGCAGCGCTTCGTTAGTTGTGGAAGCCACTTCCGCAAGGAAAATGGTGTACTGTGCATCCCGGTATTTCAGCGCATTGTCCGAATAGTAGGAGTGAAGGGCGTGGCCCATTTCATGCGCCAGCGTGAACATGCTGTTCAGGTTGTCGTTATGGTTCAGCAGCACATAAGGATGGGTGCCGTAGGAACCCCAGCTGTAGGCGCCGGTGCGTTTGTTCTCATTCTCGTAAATATCGATCCAGCCATTGTCATAGCCTTCCTGCAGCACACTCAGGTAATCTTCGCCGAGAGGCTTCAGGCCTTCTTTGGTGATTTTCTTGGCTTCTTCAAAGGTAATGTCCAGCTTATATTCGTCCACAAGCGGAGCGAACAGGTCATACATATGTAACTCGTCAACCCCGAGCAGCTTCTGGCGCAGCTTCATGTAACGGTGCATCAGCGGCAGGCTTTCGTGAATGGTGTCGATCAGGTTGGTATATACCTCTTTTGGAATGTTGTCACCGTACAGCGACATTTCCAGAACGGACGGATACTTGCGCACACGTGAGTAGAATACGTTCTTATTCACATTTGCACTAAGGGTGGAGGCAATGGTGTTTTTTTGCTTGCCATAAGTTTCATAGACTGCCTTAAAAGCATTCCGCCGCACTTCGCGGTCAGGGCTCTCCAGGAACTGGATATAGCTGCCGTGTGTCAGCTCTACTTCCTTGCCTTCTTCATTCTTGACCTTGGGGAACTTCAGGTCCGCATTGTTCAGCATGCTGAAGATCGTTTGCGGTGCCTGGGAGATATTGCCAACCTGAGCGAGCAGGGCTTCTTCCGCTTTGGACAGGACATGTGCCTTTTCGCGCTTCATTTCCGTCAAAGTGAACGTGTAAGCCGATAAGGAAGGGTCAGCAATGAACCGGTCCAAAGTCTCATCCGGCAGGGACAGAATCTCAGGTGTTACAAAAGAGAGAGCTTCTCCGGCTTCGACACTAAGCTTTTTCGCTTTTTGGGTAAGTGCCTGATAGGTTGGGGCAGCCGTATCTTCATCCTGACGCATATGAGCATATACATACAGGCGTTCAGTCAGCAGCGACAGCTGGTCATCGAGCTCGAAGCAGGCCTTCAGCTTGTCGGAAGAATCAAGCTTTCCCTGGAAATCAGCCGTTTTCTTGATCAGCTCTTTAACTTCAGCATATTCTGCATCCCATTCCTTCTGTGAAGCAAACATATCTTCAAGCTTCCAGCGGTTCTCGGCGGGTACTTCACTTCTCTTCAATAATTGTTCCATAGAAATCCTCCTTGAATGATGGGATGTAGTAGGCATAATCTTCTGCGGCGCAGCTGAAGCGGAATAGTTGCCCGGCAGCAGGCAGAGCGCAAGCAGAAGCGGCAGGGATTTGGCGCGAAAGGACATACTGCAGCCTCCTAGATCTTAAAGTCAGCTTAGTATGCCCTGCCAAATTCTGATTATTAACGCTTAAGCACAATTTACAGAAGTTATGCCAACAAGCTATAAATAATGAAGACAAAAGCCAAGGCAATCAGGATTACGGCAGTCAGGGCCATGCCGCGCTTCATGCGCGGCGGCATCTTGTCCTTGCCCATAATCAGCACAGCCCCAAGGCATAGAACAACGACTACATATATTACGAGATTCTCGTTATCCATGTCCGGTTATACCTGCTTGAAGGCAGCGATGATATTCTTGTATTCTTCTTCATTATCTTTATAGGATTCTTTGTTGAACCGGTTGTTAACCCATTGCATCATGGCCGGACGGCTCATAAAGGTATGCGTTTCTTCTCCCCATTGATCAGAAATTTCACGGAGAATAATATAGCGTCCCTGAACCTCGACAGTCATCATGTTCCACTTGTCTGTTTTGTATATTTCATGTTTTTTGATCATTATCATTACCACCCTGGCGATTTTTGGCTTTTGGCTCAATGATAACGCACCGGGGAAGGGAAAAGCAAATGAAATCACTAATATAGGAAATTCATGGATTGCTTTGCAGGAATAGTTGGGTTATAATGTAAGCATACGCCATATATGGCGGTATTTTTAGGAGGTTGTTCATTTGAAAGGTACAGTAAAATGGTTTAACGCAGAAAAAGGTTATGGTTTCCTTCAAGTAGAAGGCGGCGAAGATGTATTCGTTCACTTCTCAGCAATTCAAGGCGACGGTTTCAAGACTTTGGACGAAGGTCAAGCAGTTGAATTCGATATCACTGACGGTAACCGTGGTCCTCAAGCAGCTAACGTAGTTAAATTATAAGAAACGGCCGGACAGTTCAGCTGTCAGCCGCAATATATATTTGATTTATGGCAAAGCACTTGCAAGAGTGGTAACCATCAACTTACAAGACACACAGTTCTTTCGGGAACTGTGTTTTTTTATTTGGGTTTTTTATTATAGAGAAGAGACCTTACCTACCATAGTCTGGGCAGTAAGGTCTCTTGTTTTATTGAGCCGGCGGGAAGGGCGAATCCGGCGGCTTGCTGGCGGCAGGTTTTATTTTACGGTTAAAATAACGTCCGGGGCCTCCTCCAACATCAACGAGATGCTTGCCGAGAAACCCAAGGAAGGCGAGCAGTGAAAAGCCCGTGGCCACCAGGTAAAAAACTTCGCGTCCGGCGTCCTGAAAAATCAGGCCTCCGAATGTACCGCTTAGCAGGCCGGAGGCGCTGGACCACACCACCGTGAATAGAGCGAGTCCTGTTGCACGCAGATGGTCGGGAATGATCCGTGTAATGTACCGGACGGCCGTCACATAAAAAACTCCGAACGAAATGCTGTGCATCGCCTGAATAGCGATAATGGCCCCGGGAACATCGGCCAGCGACATAAGCAGAAAGCGCAAGGCATACATAAGGCTGCCAATCGCGAGCAGCGGCAGCTCTTTGAATCTTTCTCCATATTTGCTGAGCAAAAAGAAGACAGGGATTTCGCTAAGTGCCGAAGCGAGCAGTGCCCA carries:
- the pepF gene encoding oligoendopeptidase F — protein: MEQLLKRSEVPAENRWKLEDMFASQKEWDAEYAEVKELIKKTADFQGKLDSSDKLKACFELDDQLSLLTERLYVYAHMRQDEDTAAPTYQALTQKAKKLSVEAGEALSFVTPEILSLPDETLDRFIADPSLSAYTFTLTEMKREKAHVLSKAEEALLAQVGNISQAPQTIFSMLNNADLKFPKVKNEEGKEVELTHGSYIQFLESPDREVRRNAFKAVYETYGKQKNTIASTLSANVNKNVFYSRVRKYPSVLEMSLYGDNIPKEVYTNLIDTIHESLPLMHRYMKLRQKLLGVDELHMYDLFAPLVDEYKLDITFEEAKKITKEGLKPLGEDYLSVLQEGYDNGWIDIYENENKRTGAYSWGSYGTHPYVLLNHNDNLNSMFTLAHEMGHALHSYYSDNALKYRDAQYTIFLAEVASTTNEALLMDYLLNKSTDPKEKMYLLTYYADQFRTTVFRQTMFAEFEKIIHQRAEDGESLTPQDLSAVYYDLNVKYYGKDMVVDKDIEMEWARIPHFYNSFYVYKYATGFSAATSFAKQILEEGKPAVDRYLGFLKSGGSDYSINILSKAGVDMSSPEPIREAMSVFESVIEQMEQLTK
- a CDS encoding M42 family metallopeptidase, which gives rise to MLTIQPNEDYILSILKKLLDTPSPSGFTAQVMNLVAEEAAALNVPLSWNEKGGVILTVPGLDPSRTIGISAHVDTLGAMVRSIKPNGTLRLTSVGGFTMSSIENEYCVIHTRTGLTYTGTILTSHPSVHVYPDARDFKRVEENMEIRIDELVSTKDDVLKLGIGVGDFISFDARAVITPSGYIKSRHLDDKASVAALLGLLESMKREGWKPLHNLSLLISNYEEVGHGTAWIPGEINEFIAVDMGAMGDDLSCKETDVSICAKDSSGPYDYAMTGRLIDLANSLAIPFAVDIYPQYGSDASAALRGGNNIRAALIGPGVHASHSMERTHKQAVLNTAKLLAAYVGSN
- a CDS encoding cold shock domain-containing protein encodes the protein MKGTVKWFNAEKGYGFLQVEGGEDVFVHFSAIQGDGFKTLDEGQAVEFDITDGNRGPQAANVVKL
- a CDS encoding LapA family protein; translation: MKLQWSLILGLFFALLTAVFAVMNVDTVPVNFGFDVVSIPLILVILGCALIGGVVVGSYGIFRQYKLQKQIKGLTAELNKLRDAGSSLDSLGTQYDSLSTEHTTQH